In the Drosophila virilis strain 15010-1051.87 chromosome 4, Dvir_AGI_RSII-ME, whole genome shotgun sequence genome, ACAGCATAATTGTGattgttttctgtgttttAAATCGTTTTTCTCAATagtaattgttggtgtggctgttgagtagaggcatagcaagtggtgtgCTCTGTCGCAAGTTCGAGCGCTACCGGGaaaactattttattattattattttttttttttttttgatggtgtggctgttgaatagAGTCGTTAGCAATTAATGCGGGCAGCAGTTGCTAGTTCTATCTCTGTTGGgaactttttgtttaatttatctttattacttcAGAGCGCGTTGcgcgaactgcatttggtgttggacaAAAGATTCTCTAGTCGGGACCTCCCGACTCGAACCTTGTTTTCtgctaatatatttttattactgcTAAAGCAATCGAGCTATATTTGGTGTTTACAGAAGAGGATTCAGGGAGCTCTCaactagagcctcttactgGTTTTGACAATTTTTAGGCGTAATTCAACGCTCTTGTATGAAATTGCcggtaaaatatttaaaaaggtacgatttttttttggacgGAATCCGTTTATTCCAACTGGTGGTTCCTTATGCGATGgactttaaacatattttgaaataGTTCTTTACTGGGGTTGTttcggtaaaaaaaaaaagaatcttTTAAGTCTATCCTAATTTTTCTGAATGGATAATGCTACAAGAGCTTGACCCAATTCGACGGACAAGAATTCAGTTAAGGCAGTTTGACAATGTAAATATAATCTGTTTCGCGCGAAATGTCCTATTGACTACTGTTTCAAAGGGTTATAGTATTCCAGTAGAATGAGAATGAGTGcttaatgataaaaaaaaaataaccgattctaaaaaaaaaggtttaaaCTGTTAGCACAACTGTAATTAATTCACTAATTAGACAAAATTAAGATGTTGGCAGCCTCCTCAGGTGCACTTAATGCATCGCTTACAACCATGAGGAGGCCAAATATCAAAACTTAAACATCGATTATTCATCGATTTAAAGAAAACagtatataattttatttattctacCCGTTTAAGTTTCTGAGGATTGAACAATTTCTCTGTAGCATAAAATtagagaatttttttttaaatgttgacAATCTAGTATTCCGTTGAATAACGGAGCCGAGTAATATTATTGCAAAAATGTGTCGGTTACGAATGTATCGCCGACACGCcggaaagtttttttttttaatcgtATGTGCAGCCCTAGTCCGATTCTCTACTGAATATTGGGACAACATGCCGCAACAATAACTTTCGTAGATAGATAATAGATAATACCCCTTTTATTGTTGCCCAGCTCTAATTAAAGCCCTTTCGCTTTCTTATTGGTAGTTCCTTTCATTTCTATACCATGGAATTAGctaagtttttaaatattttcgtcTTCAGGCTAAATGTACATTGCCTTCGGTTACCACACCAACCTTAACAAATCTATTGTGAGGAAATtaagagatatatatatatttattaataaatttattaccTGTGATGCGACCGGTAGCTCCGAGcagcaaattttttttatagcactATATCTGTCATCTCTGATATTCGGACATATACAAACAACTATTTGGGTTTGTGTTCTAATGTTTCGTCGTAAAGCATCAACATATGTATCGACTCTATCTTGTTCCAATGTAATTATAGTTGGCTTGCATATGCTCATTCCAAAAGCTTCGGAGCATCGTTCTACATTAGTTAAAAACGCTTTTGCCGATCGAACATCATTTTTTTGGTGAATAACGATCCAACTTTTTATATGTTTAACTTCTAGCATTTCATTGTTTGTGACATCTTTTGAAAAGTCTGCCTTATGATCAGCTAAAATGCATTGGttagcaaaatatatttgctcTGAATCCATTTTCCGACCAATTGCATTATGATAGTTTTTAAAGAGCGATAAGCCCCAGTTTTCAAGGATTTCTTTCGCTTCGTCGTTTtcagatacatttttaaaatatttatcaagAGCTAGTATACGCTGATTTGGAGTAACACTAGTGAAAGTTGCTATTTCACGCATTAGTTTTTTGTCTGACCGAATTTCATCGTGAAGGCCGGTAAGGTAACACAGTTCAGGGATTAAGCAAAACTGTATGTTTTCTGTATTGACAGTTTTCTCTTTCCTCATTTGTTTTAAGCTTATAAGTAATGGTTGCTTGCCGTCtttaatgtaaatattatgGTGGTTTTTGTAGTATTCAACGTAGCTTTGAGATCCCGTTCTTGTTTCAAATTCTGAATGTGGATTTTGGGAAAAACATATATCATCAATTCTATACATCCGATTATTATATCGAGTTAAAACTATGCTTccaactaaatattttttagctATATCTTGGTAATTAATCTTGTTGTGTTGATAAATCTCTATTAGCATATCCAATACTGTTTTTTGGCATAGTAAACGATGTGATACATCGCAGCACAGCATTAAACCACCGTCGTATTCATCGACAGCAATAACATAGCCCGGCCAAACTTCTAACTTCGCCATAGGAATAACTTTTGGTCGTGAGGGATCAAAATGCTTTCGATCaaatttaacataatttaaagatttcattACGCGATCAAATAATATATTGTACAATTGTATACAATTCTTAAGagactctttttttttaaacagaAGTCTTATTTCAATATCcttattttcaacatttttggaAACAAAAGTTGTCAATTCCCTTTCTAATAAAATCGGTAAGTACAGGATGGATCCATCAAAGGTTTTAGCTCCTCCAAATCGGTTTTTGTGTTCATTTAAATACTTCATTCTTAAATGAATTGAATCAACGGGAGGATTGAATCGTACTTCATAAAGGTAAACTCCTTTCTTAGGGTCAGACTTTACTCCTATATAATTACATGACAAGTTAACCGGCGTACCTGTAAAATAATGTTGGTAAAAAAGTTAAAAGTATACAAGTAATTTTTAAGACGTAGAAAGAagaatttcttaaaatattcaaaaactcaatacagcatatatattatatatattattttaacataattattgttcttattaaaaatatgcaaataaaaactttttgggCATTAATGAAATGTTTTCTGTGAACGTTGACTGTTAAGTAGCAGTTGAATATGTTGAGTTAGATTCTTTGGAGGAGGTCAAGTGGGTGTGTTCTTTTGAGCCGTCTTGCCTTTGCGCAGCGTGAGGGAGATATCGGTGGACTCTTTTTGGTTCTTTTTGGTCTAACTGACGCTGCATAATAGAGGACGTGTATTGCGGTGTGTTGGCCGTTTTAAGAAAAGCAGTATCATCCGCATACGTGGCGACCAAGAGGCTCTGATGTGTATACAGTGAATAACAGTTTTCCCAGAACGCTGCCTTGTTGGACTCCGGCTCTGATGTTCTTTATAGACGATATAGCATCACCGCAGTTTGTGTAGGAAGTAGGATGCTGGTAAGTTTTTTTAAAGTTTATGTAATAGACCGGAGTGCCATACCTTATAAAAGGAGTGCAATACCTTAATAGGCTCTCATGTTCGAATTACATAACCTCAATACCCAATgcaagttttatttaaaaaatttgcgaTATCAGGACAGCCGTTATcaaattgatatattgattaaaacaaagaaacaattgTTCGCAAACACTTGTATAAATACGTTTTTAACATGGCTCACAGGTCCACTAGGATTAGCAGTAAGATCGATGAGACCCACTAACCTTCAGGAAGCCTTCGCATGGGCTATTAAAGAAAGGCACATTTACTTCCAAGAAAACAGGTTGAAACAAGAAACtagaaacagaaaacagaataGCCAATCTGACGGACAGCAAAACGATATCAGGGCAACCAAAGTAACGGTTACATGCCAAGAGAGACCGGAAAAAGAGGGACTATCGACAGTACGCCccgaatgaaatgaaaaataacGTACCGGCAATAATACAAAATGACCACCAGAACGATTAGATGAAAACTTAAACTTGAACAGAACCAGAGGTACTGTACATACCATGGAACAGACTTCTACCGATTAGCCGCGACAAACAAACAGGATACTTAGTTAAAGAAAAACCAGGCTCCCCTTAACATTGTTATCCATTTAAAATCCGGATACCCCATAAAGTTTATGATAGACACAGGTGCAACCTTGTCATTCACAAACCCAAAAATTGTCACAAATTCAAACCAAATCACCCTAACAAacccaatttcaattaaaacagTACTCAACGTACATACCCAAGAGATAATACACATTATCAAGTAATCCTATGTCAATTCCACCTATACTTCGACGTATTAATTTGAATCGATATTTTACAACAGgtaaaaaatatcaatatctCCAAAGAGACTTAACGTTTCAACATTAAGATGCAcatagaaaacaatacaacTTCAGAACTTCACATTTTGGACGAATGGTCCAAGAACATAGTAAAATTACCCGTCAGCATCGCTAACGGCGTATTTTGGTGCGAACCAAAATGATTTCCAAAGATGTCCTCATACCTGGAAGACTGTATCAAGCCAAACACAATTTCAGTCTTATGGAAGTAATCAATTACTCACAAGACAAACAGAAATTATGCCTCGACTCAGAATTACAAGTCAATAAATACCGCGAGAACGATTACATTGAGATAAATGCCATAtccaaaattaataataataaaccaaAGGACGGTATATACTTACCCAATTGCGGACGTTGAAGACTTAAAAGCGCTTAAAGACCTTTGCAAAAAATTCCCTAAACTTTTTTATCGAAAGGAAGACAACCTCCCCTTCACTAAATTGGTCAAACATAGAAGACAGACTACATTGCATACAAAACCATTCCGATACAGCTTTatagaaaaacaagaaattaaGAGAAAAATCACAAAACTTTTAGAACAAGACATAATCAGACACAGCCATTCCACATGGAGCGCATCAATTTTCCCAGTTTCAAAGAAACCCTACGCCTCAAAGAATAAGAAATGGAGACTAGTGATCGACAATAGAAACTAAACGAAAAAACCGTAAATGATAAGTACCCCATGCCAAACATTAACGATGTTCTTGACAGGATAGGTAGAGACAAATACCTTACGGCTTTATATCTAGCTAGTGAACACCACCAAGTTGAGATGGATCCACGGGATATTAGCAAAACAGCCTTTTCGGCAATAGGAGtacattttgaatttgtacgaatgaCCTTCGAGCTTTCAAATGCCCCAGCCACCTTCCAAAAGGTGATGGACAACATCTTAGCAGACGGTAATTGTTGTTTAATCTATATTGACGACATTATAGTCTTTTCATCTTCACTCCAAGAACACGTCAATGACCTAAAGTTAGTATTCGACAggttaaatagaaaaaatttaaaGCTTCAACCAGAAAAATCTGAATTTTTCAAACAagaaatcgaatacctaggtAGCAACACGTAGCAACCGATTCTAGTATAAAACCTTACCCCGACAAGATAATTGTCATTAAAGCACTCCCTATGATAAAAACCAGAAGACAAATCAAATCCTTCCTAGGACTGCTCGGTTACTATAGAAAGTTCATAAAAGATTTCGCAGCAATCACTAAACCCttgacacaaaaacttaaagccAAAGCAACAGTAAAAATAAGTGAGGAATATAATAAAGCATTTGAAACTCGCAAAACTCTGCTATGTAATGACACGATCCTTTAATATCCAGATTATCAAAAACCTTTTATACTTACTACTTACTAACCTTTTATACTTACTTACTAAACCTTTTATACTTAACCACGACAAACTGGTGTCTTTCGCTAGCAGAACCTTATCAGACACAGAGGTAAATGATTCAACTGTAGAAAAATAGTTACGGATCATAGGCCATTGACTTGACTTATGATCTTCAAGGAACCAAATTCGAAATTGGTTTGATGGAAACTACAGCTACTCGAGTACGAATACGAGATAATATACAAGAAATGACCCCAAAACGTAGTAGCCGGCGCCCTTAGCCGCGTAACTGGCGACGTTAATAATAACGACGTTGTTTTCCCCATAAATAAGAATAACATTAATACGATTCCTATTTTCAACAAACCTTTAAAAGAATTCAATGTACATACTGTATTCAAAGTTGGAACACAATCTGAAATCATGACTTCCGTAcctttcaaaaacaaattcagaAGAACgattatattttgaaaaagatTCTTAAACCTCCTAACAAAACATGCGCTATTTTTGCACCTGACGaaaattttaaaactattGAGGAAACTTTAAAAGAATACTTCCTACCAATTCAGTTATATAAGGTCATTAGATGTGTCACACTACTGAGATACAACACCGACCCAAACGAACAAGAACTAGAAATACGTCAATACCACGTGGCGAACAACCACAAGGGAATAGACGAAACAGTAGCTCAACTAAGAAAATCCATATATTTCCCATTATTTAAGACCAAAACATCGATTATTATTAATGACTGCGATATATGCCAAGCACTCAAGTACGACAGGAAACGAAAGAAACTAGAATTGCGATGAAGGTTCCGAATTtacttacatatttttaaagatttttgcaCAATATACTATATtagtgcattttaattaatttcaacaaTCTTGAAAAAATTCCCCAGTGTAACGACTCCGTTCGTCTCTAACAGAGATATAAAgaataattttaaacaaaagaaaaactcaaACTGCGACCATGAAGACATTTTCTTCGAGACACTGACAACATACTTACAATAACTCTTCATCcattcaacaacaaaatatacaccCTACGAGATCTTCCACGGAAGACCGCACAATATTAACGCAAAACGCTTCCCCACATAACGAACACGATTAtctccaaaaacttaatgaatTCGGAAATATCATATACCCCGAGATAAAGGAGagcatagaaaataaaatgaaaaatagaaCAAAACTGAGCGAAAACAGAGATCACTCCGAAACCCTCAATGAAGGCGACACAGTttttagaaaagaaaataggAGAAATAAAATAACGCCCTGATTCACTAAATATAAAGGACAAACGTCCAACCTTTATATCACACAAAAATCAAAGGAtacacaaatcaaaaattaaacaagtacGAGGTTCTAGTtaggagcttccgactagggaataccatGAACCCTCTTACTCcaataccaaataaatttcaaaaaaaaaaaaggttcccttggcagggttcgaactcgcaactgacgcattccttgctgtcgactctactcaacagctacacagcaaaaaagaaaaaaaaactttcccCGATAGGGCTCGAACTTGCGACAGACAgtaccacttgctatgcctctactcagcagccgcACCattaattaagtacttatgataaaaaaaggaactgaaATTACATTACAGAAaatcgcaattaccatgctgttagaattcgaagcagacgcgcattaatgtgtgtgtgtacatgtatacagaaattcttaaagctgcttcCCCACTCAATtttgcagttgcatataactttggttttttcttaaccgatctttatgaaattttctacagtatatcttagtgtacaatagaatatttgtgtattctgaaaaagtcaattgcatttaaattgtggcttaaattggttggcaataaaagtttggttattaacttgatttatagctctggggtgatagcggggaggtggcgataggtataaaatgaaagatacttgacatatatgtaatattctagaagcaacatatcatgtttggtgactctagctcttattatttacccaatttgctcaaaaaacaggttGTCGATATCGgttttaatcgattgcttgaaaaagGAGTACGTTATCGATTGTCGGAAGCAAACTCGATCttcgcaggcactaggagcacctacatctaatgtcaagtctctagctcttatagtctctgagatccttgcgttcatacatacggacggacggatggacagacagacagacggacatggctagatcgactcggctattggagctgatcaagaatatatataccttatgggttcggagatgcttccttctgcctgttacaaacatttggattttgcacaaatacaatatacccttatacccatgtttaatgggttcagggtgttAAAAGGACAAAATAGTAATTACAGTCATATTTTACAGATTATGCTGGATGAGGAGCACGACAGAGTCGCAATAATAAACCTGGGGAACGCAAGAATTATAACATCATATAAACACCTTTTACACAAAATCAGCACACAAAACTTGTTAGAAAACACAGAAAAATTCGAAACAGTATTAAATGACCTAAGACAAGTAAAGTTTTCAGGAGAAATTATAGACAGtctaaaagcaaaaatagaccAGCTAAGAATCAAAATAAACGTATTACTaccaaaaaaaagggaaaagaGAGGTTTAGAAAATGGTCTTGGTAGTGTAATAAAAGTAGTAACAGGAAATATGGACGCAAGAGACGCACAATCTATTGATGATAAATTCAATGTTAttaaagaaaacgaaaaccaAATTACTGAAAATgtcaacaaacaaataatatttaatcaaGAAACTATTTTATGATTTCAGATTACCGAGCATATAACCTAAGAACAggatataattaattatttcattaaaaattataaaaataacatttacaaAACATTAAACGTAGAACATAATAAAATACACCTATTTCAGTATATAACaagaataaataatatatatatgtgttataTAACCACATAGATAATATAGCAGAAAGTATTCTGCTAACTAAGTTGAATATAATATCTAAATTCATACTATCCGAAACAGAAATTAGATTTATAAACGAATTCATTTCAAGCTAAAATGTATTAGTAGCATCCGATGAACTTATATAGATTGTTAACATTAGAAACTTACATAAATAGCTTTAATATAACATTCCATGTAAAAATTCCGATATTAAACAAACAAGAACACATTGTTCCCCTACTGTTATACCACACTAAATTTCTGATAGTACCAAACTACATCTTATACGACCAACACGGATAAATCTTGTACTTTGAAAACAAATGTCCCTAAGTACATCAGACATTTATATGCGAAAACACATTTACACAAACGAACTTAGTCAATAGCCACCGTCTTAA is a window encoding:
- the AGO3 gene encoding protein argonaute-3 isoform X11 is translated as MPGRGNLLSLFHKETETSEVSSSSGEHAKDSGLDADQSVSSGEYRRIARDDIASELASTIQNVSISIGRGRANFLQSFQNESQQLKNEKETSTFSKLLDDSPGQKKAKNSAFTYGRSEIKINNSMDGLFCPSTIYGTKGTPVNLSCNYIGVKSDPKKGVYLYEVRFNPPVDSIHLRMKYLNEHKNRFGGAKTFDGSILYLPILLERELTTFVSKNVENKDIEIRLLFKKKESLKNCIQLYNILFDRVMKSLNYVKFDRKHFDPSRPKVIPMAKLEVWPGYVIAVDEYDGGLMLCCDVSHRLLCQKTVLDMLIEIYQHNKINYQDIAKKYLVGSIVLTRYNNRMYRIDDICFSQNPHSEFETRTGSQSYVEYYKNHHNIYIKDGKQPLLISLKQMRKEKTVNTENIQFCLIPELCYLTGLHDEIRSDKKLMREIATFTSVTPNQRILALDKYFKNVSENDEAKEILENWGLSLFKNYHNAIGRKMDSEQIYFANQCILADHKADFSKDVTNNEMLEVKHIKSWIVIHQKNDVRSAKAFLTNVERCSEAFGMSICKPTIITLEQDRVDTYVDALRRNIRTQTQIVVCICPNIRDDRYSAIKKICCSELPVASQIC
- the AGO3 gene encoding protein argonaute-3 isoform X5, yielding MPGRGNLLSLFHKETETSEVSSSSGEHAKDSGLDADQSVSSGEYRRIARDDIASELASTIQNVSISIGRGRANFLQSFQNESQQLKNEKETSTFSKLLDDSPGQKKAKNSAFTYGRSEIKINNSMDGLFCPSTIYGTKGTPVNLSCNYIGVKSDPKKGVYLYEVRFNPPVDSIHLRMKYLNEHKNRFGGAKTFDGSILYLPILLERELTTFVSKNVENKDIEIRLLFKKKESLKNCIQLYNILFDRVMKSLNYVKFDRKHFDPSRPKVIPMAKLEVWPGYVIAVDEYDGGLMLCCDVSHRLLCQKTVLDMLIEIYQHNKINYQDIAKKYLVGSIVLTRYNNRMYRIDDICFSQNPHSEFETRTGSQSYVEYYKNHHNIYIKDGKQPLLISLKQMRKEKTVNTENIQFCLIPELCYLTGLHDEIRSDKKLMREIATFTSVTPNQRILALDKYFKNVSENDEAKEILENWGLSLFKNYHNAIGRKMDSEQIYFANQCILADHKADFSKDVTNNEMLEVKHIKSWIVIHQKNDVRSAKAFLTNVERCSEAFGMSICKPTIITLEQDRVDTYVDALRRNIRTQTQIVVCICPNIRDDRYSAIKKICCSELPVASQVINSRTLSNETKNRSIVQKIILQMNCKIGGSLWTVKIPFKNIMICGIDSYHDPCQKGNSVAALVASLNSSYTHWYSKAVIQTKKEEIVSGLTSSFEAALECYKTRNGYLPENVIIYRKVTTISKILYRGRWLINILQDRICMIFFWFHKWFDRVLSVQHISLSYAMTQIMGLIPYKNYLISYAFCIITGLELYGFLHVVCTLIRWHT
- the AGO3 gene encoding protein argonaute-3 isoform X2, with the translated sequence MPGRGNLLSLFHKETETSEVSSSSGEHAKDSGLDADQSVSSGEYRRIARDDIASELASTIQNVSISIGRGRANFLQSFQNESQQLKNEKETSTFSKLLDDSPGQKKAKNSAFTYGRSEIKINNSMDGLFCPSTIYGTKGTPVNLSCNYIGVKSDPKKGVYLYEVRFNPPVDSIHLRMKYLNEHKNRFGGAKTFDGSILYLPILLERELTTFVSKNVENKDIEIRLLFKKKESLKNCIQLYNILFDRVMKSLNYVKFDRKHFDPSRPKVIPMAKLEVWPGYVIAVDEYDGGLMLCCDVSHRLLCQKTVLDMLIEIYQHNKINYQDIAKKYLVGSIVLTRYNNRMYRIDDICFSQNPHSEFETRTGSQSYVEYYKNHHNIYIKDGKQPLLISLKQMRKEKTVNTENIQFCLIPELCYLTGLHDEIRSDKKLMREIATFTSVTPNQRILALDKYFKNVSENDEAKEILENWGLSLFKNYHNAIGRKMDSEQIYFANQCILADHKADFSKDVTNNEMLEVKHIKSWIVIHQKNDVRSAKAFLTNVERCSEAFGMSICKPTIITLEQDRVDTYVDALRRNIRTQTQIVVCICPNIRDDRYSAIKKICCSELPVASQVINSRTLSNETKNRSIVQKIILQMNCKIGGSLWTVKIPFKNIMICGIDSYHDPCQKGNSVAALVASLNSSYTHWYSKAVIQTKKEEIVSGLTSSFEAALECYKTRNGYLPENVIIYRDGVGDGQLNLCAKYEIPQFEDVCKKNIKITFIIVQKRNNTRFFSKSNNNFENPLPGTVVDKYITRSHMYDFFLVSQMVRQGTVSPTHFVVLRDDANYGPDTIQKLSYKLCFLYYNWPGTVRIPACCMYAHKMAYLIGQSIQRDTAINLAEKLFYL
- the AGO3 gene encoding protein argonaute-3 isoform X7, which codes for MKYLNEHKNRFGGAKTFDGSILYLPILLERELTTFVSKNVENKDIEIRLLFKKKESLKNCIQLYNILFDRVMKSLNYVKFDRKHFDPSRPKVIPMAKLEVWPGYVIAVDEYDGGLMLCCDVSHRLLCQKTVLDMLIEIYQHNKINYQDIAKKYLVGSIVLTRYNNRMYRIDDICFSQNPHSEFETRTGSQSYVEYYKNHHNIYIKDGKQPLLISLKQMRKEKTVNTENIQFCLIPELCYLTGLHDEIRSDKKLMREIATFTSVTPNQRILALDKYFKNVSENDEAKEILENWGLSLFKNYHNAIGRKMDSEQIYFANQCILADHKADFSKDVTNNEMLEVKHIKSWIVIHQKNDVRSAKAFLTNVERCSEAFGMSICKPTIITLEQDRVDTYVDALRRNIRTQTQIVVCICPNIRDDRYSAIKKICCSELPVASQVINSRTLSNETKNRSIVQKIILQMNCKIGGSLWTVKIPFKNIMICGIDSYHDPCQKGNSVAALVASLNSSYTHWYSKAVIQTKKEEIVSGLTSSFEAALECYKTRNGYLPENVIIYRVLVDYRSWTLLAFFTARSSSDLEKLANLNSLRWAPVHAKRFIWLVLNPRVSFDYHVAYKYWACWSLCVKDGVGDGQLNLCAKYEIPQFEDVCKKNIKITFIIVQKRNNTRFFSKSNNNFENPLPGTVVDKYITRSHMYDFFLVSQMVRQGTVSPTHFVVLRDDANYGPDTIQKLSYKLCFLYYNWPGTVRIPACCMYAHKMAYLIGQSIQRDTAINLAEKLFYL
- the AGO3 gene encoding protein argonaute-3 isoform X9, whose amino-acid sequence is MPGRGNLLSLFHKETETSEVSSSSGEHAKDSGLDADQSVSSGEYRRIARDDIASELASTIQNVSISIGRGRANFLQSFQNESQQLKNEKETSTFSKLLDDSPGQKKAKNSAFTYGRSEIKINNSMDGLFCPSTIYGTKGTPVNLSCNYIGVKSDPKKGVYLYEVRFNPPVDSIHLRMKYLNEHKNRFGGAKTFDGSILYLPILLERELTTFVSKNVENKDIEIRLLFKKKESLKNCIQLYNILFDRVMKSLNYVKFDRKHFDPSRPKVIPMAKLEVWPGYVIAVDEYDGGLMLCCDVSHRLLCQKTVLDMLIEIYQHNKINYQDIAKKYLVGSIVLTRYNNRMYRIDDICFSQNPHSEFETRTGSQSYVEYYKNHHNIYIKDGKQPLLISLKQMRKEKTVNTENIQFCLIPELCYLTGLHDEIRSDKKLMREIATFTSVTPNQRILALDKYFKNVSENDEAKEILENWGLSLFKNYHNAIGRKMDSEQIYFANQCILADHKADFSKDVTNNEMLEVKHIKSWIVIHQKNDVRSAKAFLTNVERCSEAFGMSICKPTIITLEQDRVDTYVDALRRNIRTQTQIVVCICPNIRDDRYSAIKKICCSELPVASQKSNNNFENPLPGTVVDKYITRSHMYDFFLVSQMVRQGTVSPTHFVVLRDDANYGPDTIQKLSYKLCFLYYNWPGTVRIPACCMYAHKMAYLIGQSIQRDTAINLAEKLFYL
- the AGO3 gene encoding protein argonaute-3 isoform X4, which gives rise to MPGRGNLLSLFHKETETSEVSSSSGEHAKDSGLDADQSVSSGEYRRIARDDIASELASTIQNVSISIGRGRANFLQSFQNESQQLKNEKETSTFSKLLDDSPGQKKAKNSAFTYGRSEIKINNSMDGLFCPSTIYGTKGTPVNLSCNYIGVKSDPKKGVYLYEVRFNPPVDSIHLRMKYLNEHKNRFGGAKTFDGSILYLPILLERELTTFVSKNVENKDIEIRLLFKKKESLKNCIQLYNILFDRVMKSLNYVKFDRKHFDPSRPKVIPMAKLEVWPGYVIAVDEYDGGLMLCCDVSHRLLCQKTVLDMLIEIYQHNKINYQDIAKKYLVGSIVLTRYNNRMYRIDDICFSQNPHSEFETRTGSQSYVEYYKNHHNIYIKDGKQPLLISLKQMRKEKTVNTENIQFCLIPELCYLTGLHDEIRSDKKLMREIATFTSVTPNQRILALDKYFKNVSENDEAKEILENWGLSLFKNYHNAIGRKMDSEQIYFANQCILADHKADFSKDVTNNEMLEVKHIKSWIVIHQKNDVRSAKAFLTNVERCSEAFGMSICKPTIITLEQDRVDTYVDALRRNIRTQTQIVVCICPNIRDDRYSAIKKICCSELPVASQVINSRTLSNETKNRSIVQKIILQMNCKIGGSLWTVKIPFKNIMICGIDSYHDPCQKGNSVAALVASLNSSYTHWYSKAVIQTKKEEIVSGLTSSFEAALECYKTRNGYLPENVIIYRVLVDYRSWTLLAFFTARSSSDLEKLANLNSLRWAPVHAKRFIWLVLNPRVSFDYHVAYKYWACWSLCVKDGVGDGQLNLCAKYEIPQFEDVCKKNIKITFIIVQKRNNTRFFSYAHKMAYLIGQSIQRDTAINLAEKLFYL
- the AGO3 gene encoding protein argonaute-3 isoform X6 translates to MYFYTFQISICTPVNLSCNYIGVKSDPKKGVYLYEVRFNPPVDSIHLRMKYLNEHKNRFGGAKTFDGSILYLPILLERELTTFVSKNVENKDIEIRLLFKKKESLKNCIQLYNILFDRVMKSLNYVKFDRKHFDPSRPKVIPMAKLEVWPGYVIAVDEYDGGLMLCCDVSHRLLCQKTVLDMLIEIYQHNKINYQDIAKKYLVGSIVLTRYNNRMYRIDDICFSQNPHSEFETRTGSQSYVEYYKNHHNIYIKDGKQPLLISLKQMRKEKTVNTENIQFCLIPELCYLTGLHDEIRSDKKLMREIATFTSVTPNQRILALDKYFKNVSENDEAKEILENWGLSLFKNYHNAIGRKMDSEQIYFANQCILADHKADFSKDVTNNEMLEVKHIKSWIVIHQKNDVRSAKAFLTNVERCSEAFGMSICKPTIITLEQDRVDTYVDALRRNIRTQTQIVVCICPNIRDDRYSAIKKICCSELPVASQVINSRTLSNETKNRSIVQKIILQMNCKIGGSLWTVKIPFKNIMICGIDSYHDPCQKGNSVAALVASLNSSYTHWYSKAVIQTKKEEIVSGLTSSFEAALECYKTRNGYLPENVIIYRVLVDYRSWTLLAFFTARSSSDLEKLANLNSLRWAPVHAKRFIWLVLNPRVSFDYHVAYKYWACWSLCVKDGVGDGQLNLCAKYEIPQFEDVCKKNIKITFIIVQKRNNTRFFSKSNNNFENPLPGTVVDKYITRSHMYDFFLVSQMVRQGTVSPTHFVVLRDDANYGPDTIQKLSYKLCFLYYNWPGTVRIPACCMYAHKMAYLIGQSIQRDTAINLAEKLFYL